The following are encoded together in the Pempheris klunzingeri isolate RE-2024b chromosome 24, fPemKlu1.hap1, whole genome shotgun sequence genome:
- the LOC139223898 gene encoding helix-loop-helix protein 2-like, with protein sequence MMLSPDQAEADLSWTQSDPESILNGLKSAGCASDDPTEGEDRPKCKSDQPLTREEKRRRRRATAKYRSAHATRERIRVEAFNVAFAELRKLLPTLPPDKKLSKIEILRLAICYISYLNHVLDV encoded by the coding sequence ATGATGCTGAGCCCGGACCAGGCTGAGGCGGACCTCTCCTGGACTCAGTCCGACCCGGAGTCCATCCTCAACGGCCTCAAGTCGGCCGGCTGCGCCTCGGACGATCCGACGGAGGGCGAGGACAGGCCCAAATGCAAATCCGACCAGCCCCTGACccgggaggagaagaggaggaggcggagggcTACGGCCAAGTACCGCTCGGCCCACGCCACCAGAGAGCGGATCCGGGTGGAGGCGTTCAACGTGGCCTTCGCGGAGCTGAGGAAATTACTCCCCACCTTGCCCCCGGACAAGAAACTCTCCAAGATCGAGATCCTCAGACTGGCTATATGCTACATCTCCTATCTCAATCACGTGTTGGATGTCTAA